DNA from Triticum aestivum cultivar Chinese Spring chromosome 7D, IWGSC CS RefSeq v2.1, whole genome shotgun sequence:
gcgcccgacgggtatcggcgcgggcggtggacacccaaagggacggaaccatcacaggatcatagctccagtgagatccctgaagaacctgccaggtattgtcgaacctgccctccaacgcaaccatgtagcgacggacgtgctggtcctcctcgctgacacggtgatgtaccacctccgcggtgtccggaagcctcggcaccgtcactggcccacgcgagcgccaccaaacaaggatcgggtcaacgacgggctggttcctcaccaacctacgcccaccggaaggtagcacctcccaaaaccagcccggcggagcccagtcccggacatggcccctctgatcaagccggcctcctccgccgagtcgacgacgaggatgcgggataggcatcgtcgacgtcgatgcgggaataattgctttaactaaaaaaacaaactagttctattaatttccttactataaatagaataaagtagtacttactacaaataaactagctagtttaactagttctattatttttctaactaattctattaaacactttctaagtagtacttactaaaagttatcggggaggggggtacatatatcgacaacgacatacccgataaaaaataagaagaggaagaagacgaaaaaaagaggagaagaagaaaggaatagaggaggagatcgaagaaaaaaaagaaaaaaagaggagaagaagaaggaatagaggagaagaagaaaaaatagaataatatattattctatttcttcttcttctcctctatttcttcttcttctactctttttttcttctttttcatcttcttatttatttctcctctacttcctctcctcttcttcttattcttcttcttcttctccttcttcctcttcttattttcctttgttctctccttctttttcttctaaatatgaacatacataaatgacttcttaatatgaaaaatctaaactacacatctaaattaatacatctaaattacaacaactaaattaactacacatctaactacacatccaaattaatacaactaaattacaaataTAAATTAAACTACGTACAGTACTATAGCTagggggcgcggcggcagcggcggcggccattacagggaggaggaggaggggatcggggtggcggagggcggcgacggtgacgtatacggggcgacggctcgggggcgcgcggcggaggccgacggcgacggcggcggggggggggggggggaggacgacggcgacgggcgatggcgtgggctcgggggcacgggcgacggcgacgacgacggggcagcctggcggcgtagatcgagctcgcggcgtcgtcgggcggggggacactggcgatggaaatcagaaaatttccaaagtgctatttatatagcaaaggctttggtcccggttggtggctccaaccggaaccaatacccaccctttggtcccggttggtgccaccaaccgggactaaaggctcttttcaccagcgcaaagggcgggaagcagagggctttggtcccggttggtggcactaaccgggaccaaaggggagcattggttccggttggagccaccaaccgggactaatgtgctggcgcggtgcggtgggaagtttagtcccacctcgctagctgagagagctcagcacctgtttataagctgcgctgcagctcaggtgctgagctcctctctaatatgcaggcattatacatgcctacctttgtcattgccatgttgggcctattgggcctgcgggcctgcatcctggcccatgtgcagatgggtttctagtcgtatgcaggccgtgtggcccattaggcggcattttttattttttccagtattttttgttttttgaattatttattttcttttgatttttgctttattttttattctttttgcttttagctcagaataattataaactttctgttaatccattagtttccaaatttgaatagtttaaatttcatccggaaactcgtctgttacaaagggatttcattttttaaaccttatttgaactcctgactttttgtgtgttcaaaatgcaccattcaaagccacatcatcatttttcaatcctttctgacttcatttgttatttttcatgcatttactaattattttgagctataagaccctaaaattgaaaagcatttcaaatgaactctgaaaaggttgaaagttggcatgatatcatcatttcatccacatagcatgtgcaagaaagttgagagggttacggcaaaaactggatgcacttcgtgtacaaaacggacaatctctttcaaagtatcaggatttcatccggaaactcgtctgttacaaagggatttcattttttaaaccttatttgaactcctgactttttgtgtgttcaaaatgcaccattcaaagccacatcatcatttttcaatcctttctgacttcatttgttatttttcatgcatttactaattattttgagctataagaccctaaaattgaaaagcatttcaaatgaactctgaaaaggttgaaagttggcatgatatcatcatttcatccacatagcatgtgcaagaaagttgagagggttacggcaaaaactggatgcacttcgtgtacaaaacggacaatctctttcaaagtatcaggatttcatccggaaactcgtctgttacaaagggatttcattttttaaaccttatttgaactcctgactttttgtgtgttcaaaatgcaccattcaaagccacatcatcatttttcaatcctttctgacttcatttgttatttttcatgcatttactaattattttgagctataagaccctaaaattgaaaagcatttcaaatgaactctgaaaaggttgaaagttggcatgatatcatcatttcatccacatagcatgtgcaagaaagttgagagggttacggcaaaaactggatgcacttcgtgtacaaaacggacaatctctttcaaagtatcaggatttcatccggaaactcgtctgttacaaagggatttcattttttaaaccttatttgaactcctgactttttgtgtgttcaaaatgcaccattcaaagccacatcatcatttttcaatcctttctgacttcatttgttatttttcatgcatttactaattattttgagctataagaccctaaaattgaaaagcatttcaaatgaactctgaaaaggttgaaagttggcatgatatcatcatttcatccacatagcatgtgcaagaaagttgagagggttacggcaaaaactggatgcacttcgtgtacaaaacggacaatctctttcaaagtatcaggatttcatccggaaactcgtctgttacaaagggatttcattttttaaaccttatttgaactcctgactttttgtgtgttcaaaatgcaccattcaaagccacatcatcatttttcaatcctttctgacttcatttgttatttttcatgcatttactaattattttgagctataagaccctaaaattgaaaagcatttcaaatgaactctgaaaaggttgaaagttggcatgatatcatcatttcatccacatagcatgtgcaagaaagttgagagggttacggcaaaaactggatgcacttcgtgtacaaaacggacaatctctttcaaagtatcaggatttcatccggaaactcgtctgttacaaagggatttcattttttaaaccttatttgaactcctgactttttgtgtgttcaaaatgcaccattcaaagccacatcatcatttttcaatcctttctgacttcatttgttatttctcatgcatttactaattattttgagctataagaccctaaaattgaaaagcatttcaaatgaactctgaaaaggttgaaagttggcatgatatcatcatttcatccacatagcatgtgcaagaaagttgagagggttacggcaaaaactggatgcacttcgtgtacaaaacggacaatctctttcaaagtatcaggatttcatccggaaactcgtctgttacaaagggatttcattttttaaaacttatttgaactcctgactttttgtgtgttcaaaatgcaccattcaaagccacatcatcatttgtcaatcctttctgacttcatttgttatttttcatgcatttactaattattttgagctataagaccctaaaattgaaaagcatttcaaatgaactctgaaaaggttttctttctacttacaacaaaaaacttatttacggcaaaaactggatgcacttcgtgtacaaaacggacaatctcttccaaacgcattttatttttatttattttactgctgctatttttatttattttctgctgctatttttacttaatttattaaggtttatttattgtagttactatagtttattttattttattttatttattaaggtttatttagttttatttattttattaaggtttatttattttataaatataaaaaaatgaaaatagatgcgcttatagagaaattcaacctaaattcataataaatttctatgaaatttactgtgaatttaggtcaaattccctgtataagggcatctattttcactttaaaaggcagagagggacgggcttataaactggtgtgagcccccttcggttggcgaggtgggactaaacgctggccgcaactaggaccagccctttagtcccggtttgtggtatgaactgggactaaagggtggtgggccaggagcgtggcccattggtcccggtttgtaccaccaaccgggaccaaagggtccatacgaaccgggtccaatgcccacgaggccccggccggccccctgggctcacgaaccgggaccaatgctcacattagtcccggttcgtgactgaaccggggctaatgtgaaaactgccctgtgacctaagccctgttttctactagtgtatggatCCTTCTCAATTAAGGACGGCTAGGAAATGCCACACTCCGAgaacaatatccggctctatacaacattgtgcgtcataagggtgatactatcgccacggtaatggaatcatttccgccaaatgtgacgttcagaagagatttaattggaccCAGACTTCAATCATGATATATCCTGCTCCAGCGGTTGTCCACGGTGCATTTGTCATATGGGTCTGATGTATTTCGATGGAACCTACATGGGAATGGACAATTCtcagtggagtctatgtatagagcgttaatccagtctgatgtgccagttgataataataagaagatctggaagatgaagatacctctaaagaataaaatctttgcatggtatcttcgtcgcggagtcattcttactaaagataaccttattaagagaaATTGGCATGGAAGCCCGCAATGTGTCTTTTGtcaccatgatgagacaataaaacatttattcttccaatgcaaattggttcgttctatatggtcagtcatccagatagcttctggcttgtatcctccttgtagtgttgctaatgtatttggcaactggttacatgggataGATTACAGGTTCAGAACTATTCTTAGAgtgggagcgcttgccgttatttggtcgctttggctatgtagaaatgataaggtgtttaacgataaaagtacttctctgatgcaggttatctacaggtgtaccgggactcttcgtttatggtcctctctacaacgtgTGGAGAATCGAGGcctgtttacggaggtgtgtacacgattggaggatacggtgagggatacttttacccaacatgggtggcagcatgattTTAGGATTGGCCCACCTCCGCTTTAGGCGTTATACATACTCTGTTTCTTTGTATTTCGCCTTCTTAATTTTCGTTTGTATGAGAGAACTTATTTAGCTGTGTGCAtcatagttatgcagaggccgggtgtaatgcttaaaccttttaagtaataaagcgccctttttaaaaaaaaattatgaaAGATGAAATGTCAGTTATAGATTAGAGGAGTCATGGCAGCCAGTTAGTAGCTTACTATGATCATTTCCCTCTTGAAATATTTAATGTGGCGCTTGATCAAATTATTGTTGAGTTGAATAATCATTTTGCTAAGAGATCTACTCAGCAGAGGTGCGTATCCGAAAAATCTTTTGCCAACTATGACAATGACAAATTAACTGAACTTGCAAGAATGTATGCTGATGACTTCTCCCAACTACGTAGATTATTGAGAAGGGCGTTAGAGTTCAGCCATGTTCATCATTCCCAAATCCTGGGTCCTCCGCTTCACGCAGCCATTCAGCACTCAACTGAGGCAGCCGCTGGTGCATGTGTAGCTTACTAGGTCCCGACTCCCGGCTGGGGCACGCGGCAACGGCCTCATCCTCCGTAGCTCCTTCCTCTGCCACAGGTGCTCACgcaggaggagctcctcgagcaacCAGTCGGGCACGACGTAGGCTATGAACCACGCGATCTGGTGCCGCAAGTTGGGCACGCAGAGCGCGCCGTGGCCGATCCAGCGCACTGCTGCGCGCGCGTAGTCGTCGGGCGTCGGCGTCAACGGCGCGAAGAGCTTGGCCTCCGAGAAGCCCGACGCCATGGCGCCGGTCACGAAGAACGGTGCCTACACATAGGATTGTTATAAGCGGCCGGCACAGTGGCAGTGCATATAGATTGATCATGCATGGGAGGTGAATTTACTTTACCTGGCATTGCACATCGATTCCTTTGCTTCTATACTCGAGGTGAAGGCACTTGGAGAACCGAGCAACGTAGCTGCATGGAAGGAATCGGAAAACAAAGTCGCTTCATGAGTACTCTTCTACTACTACGGAGTAGGTACGTGCCTAGCTAGTTCTACATCTGCTTGGCACCCCGTACGGCCGTACCGTTTCGTGGCGGCGTACATGGTGTAGAGGGGCAAGGAGGGGAGGGCCTCCGATGACATCGAGCCGAAGTTCACCACAGCTCCCCTCCGGCGCTCCACCATCCCCGGAATCACCGCCGCCGTCACCTCGGTCAGCGCCAGCAGGTTCACCCGTATCATG
Protein-coding regions in this window:
- the LOC123169646 gene encoding very-long-chain 3-oxoacyl-CoA reductase 1, which gives rise to MAWFASLALLGALHVAALAFPVLSHLALCLRRHKDLRRRYGAWAVVTGPTSGMGRSTALELARRGMNLVLVGRNPAKLRDISAAISKAAPAVQTKTVVLDLSLVSTAQGDEAMRRLRRTVEALDVGVLVNNAGVLDPPAAFLHDAGVEAWVDMIRVNLLALTEVTAAVIPGMVERRRGAVVNFGSMSSEALPSLPLYTMYAATKRYVARFSKCLHLEYRSKGIDVQCQAPFFVTGAMASGFSEAKLFAPLTPTPDDYARAAVRWIGHGALCVPNLRHQIAWFIAYVVPDWLLEELLLREHLWQRKELRRMRPLPRAPAGSRDLVSYTCTSGCLS